Proteins from a single region of Oncorhynchus tshawytscha isolate Ot180627B linkage group LG03, Otsh_v2.0, whole genome shotgun sequence:
- the LOC112246716 gene encoding cyclin-T2-like, protein MAACRGSSSKWFFTREQIEATPSRRSGVDPDKELSYRQQAANLIQDMGQRLNVSQLTINTAIVYMHRFYMFHSFTKFHRNIISPTTLFLAAKVEEQPRKLEHVIKVAHACLNPQETPLDTKSNAYLQQAQELVILETIVLQTLGFEITIEHPHTDVVKCSQLVRASKDLAQTSYFMATNSLHLTTFCLQHKPTVIACVCIHLACKWSNWEIPVSTDGKHWWEYVDNSVTLELLDELTHEFLQILEKTPSRLKRIRNWRTTQAAKKTKGDGSQANDPYPGPSLIHEHSLGDAIPGVSNSAFSKAASSFPVPLPGHASGPLSLDSIASMQGSSYTFTAPSDWPQDTGGRLEGGSYSLKTDALGLQQGAPMNPNRPDKTGEFNPTKHEHKVGSGGGLGKQQQPIFPPPPPPAQKMSLDKYREKHAAELAVQHKRRAEQQSFEPEGRDSYIPSVQSDHRKHMQLHPNPGSSSTTASPLKMKLATPGQDKVPSDKRDKGGSLKLRLPVSSQGGVASKAELKMKIKVSSERHSSSDEGGAKSKHSSPLVSKEKHREHSTHRHHHKQHGHSHLHAAQHSGNGRGVPEGQAGAGPAVLRRPLGLGGVEGVAGMAPSSGSSSSRKRGHPHVASHNHHSSKTSKSSKGGAGGLRTSQRPSETGQEASGEPQS, encoded by the exons ATGGCGGCGTGCCGGGGATCCTCTTCAAAATGGTTTTTCACCCGGGAGCAAATCGAAGCCACGCCGTCCCGCCGTTCGGGAGTGGATCCGGACAAGGAGCTATCTTACCGACAGCAGGCGGCTAACCTCATTCAAGATATGGGCCAGAGACTCAACGT CTCACAACTTACAATAAATACAGCAATTGTTTACATGCATAGATTTTATATGTTCCACTCTTTCACCAAATTCCACAGAAAT ATAATTTCTCCAACCACCTTATTCCTAGCTGCGAAAGTTGAAGAGCAACCTCGGAAACTTGAGCATGTTATTAAAGTTGCCCATGCTTGTCTAAACCCTCAAGAGACCCCGCTTGATACAAAGAGTAAT GCATACCTCCAGCAAGCTCAAGAGCTGGTGATACTTGAAACCATAGTGCTGCAGACTTTAG GATTTGAAATAACTATTGAACATCCACACACTGATGTGGTGAAATGTTCCCAGCTAGTGAGAG CAAGCAAGGATCTGGCACAGACTTCCTATTTCATGGCTACCAACAG CCTCCACCTCACCACCTTCTGCCTGCAACACAAGCCCACAGTAATCGCCTGCGTCTGCATCCACCTGGCCTGTAAATGGTCCAACTGGGAGATACCTGTTTCCACTGACGGGAAACACTGGTGGGAGTACGTGGACAACTCTGTCACACTGGAGCTTCTCGATG AACTGACGCATGAGTTCCTTCAGATTCTGGAGAAGACACCGAGCAGGTTGAAGAGGATACGAAATTGGAGG ACCACGCAAGCTGCCAAGAAGACCAAGGGGGATGGCTCTCAGGCAAACGACCCCTACCCAGGACCCTCCCTGATCCACGAACATTCCCTGGGAGATGCCATCCCTGGGGTCTCCAACTCAGCCTTCTCCAAAGCCGCTTCATCGTTCCCTGTCCCTCTGCCAGGGCACGCCAGTGGGCCCCTCTCCCTGGACTCTATCGCGTCCATGCAGGGCAGCTCCTACACCTTCACAGCCCCCAGCGACTGGCCCCAGGATACAGGGGGTCGCTTGGAGGGAGGAAGCTATTCCCTCAAAACAGATGCACTTGGCCTCCAGCAGGGTGCTCCAATGAACCCGAACAGACCCGATAAGACAGGAGAGTTCAACCCTACTAAACATGAACACAAGGTCGGGTCAGGGGGGGGTTTGGGGAAGCAACAGCAGCCAATTTTCCCTCCACCGCCCCCGCCGGCTCAGAAAATGTCCCTGGACAAGTATAGAGAGAAGCACGCTGCTGAGCTGGCGGTGCAGCATAAACGCAGGGCAGAGCAGCAGAGTTTCGAGCCTGAGGGCAGGGACTCATATATACCCTCTGTCCAATCAGACCACAGGAAACACATGcagctccaccctaaccctgGGAGCAGTAGCACCACTGCCTCCCCTCTTAAAATGAAGCTCGCCACGCCAGGCCAGGACAAGGTCCCCTCTGACAAACGGGACAAGGGGGGCTCACTCAAACTCCGCCTTCCAGTATCTTCTCAGGGGGGCGTGGCCAGCAAAGCGGAGCTGAAGATGAAAATCAAGGTGTCCTCGGAGCGCCACAGCTCTTCTGATGAGGGCGGGGCCAAGAGCAAACATTCCAGCCCGCTAGTGAGCAAGGAGAAGCACCGAGAACACTCAACCCACCGCCACCACCACAAGCAGCATGGCCATTCTCACCTTCATGCAGCACAGCACAGTGGCAACGGCCGAGGGGTCCCCGAGGGGCAAGCGGGGGCCGGGCCAGCCGTCCTCCGGAGACCCCTAGGGCTGGGGGGTGTTGAGGGGGTGGCGGGCATGGCCCCTAGCTCTGGTTCCAGCTCCTCCCGCAAGAGGGGGCACCCACACGTCGCAAGCCACAACCACCACTCCTCCAAAACGAGCAAAAGCTCCAAGGGCGGCGCAG GTGGGCTACGAACATCTCAACGCCCTAGTGAAACTGGACAAGAAGCCAGTGGAGAGCCGCAGTCTTGA